In one Silene latifolia isolate original U9 population chromosome 10, ASM4854445v1, whole genome shotgun sequence genomic region, the following are encoded:
- the LOC141606913 gene encoding uncharacterized protein LOC141606913, whose translation MKPIHLIFVFVMQNITVALSFRSVGYPGNETDHNALLAIKSQLLVPSNGGLSSWNESINHCSWEGVTCGRKHNRVTRLDLSSKGMAGTISPFIGNLSFLKILYLYNNSLNGKIPTQLAHLSRLQELLLNNNTLVGEIPGNISRCVNLRLFYLDKNKLEGKLPTGLGALSKLTEFNVQMNHLKGVLFDIIQNLTSLVKIAASYNSFTGTIPNNIGRIQNLIFLEVGGNQLSGTLPKSLSNLSSLQFLTFDFNQLHGELPADVGVNMPRLTYFNLEGNNFWGLIPITIQNLTALELFDFSDNNFVGNVPSYIGNFHNLNYFSLGGNFLEGDINFIDTLVNCSHLRLLILGPNHFSGILPKSVANLSTSLEWFLLQNTPVSGKIPEGITNLDNLEMLWMDNCKLTGSIPQDFGKLYKLEQFAVSSNRLEGRIPSSLGNISHLSGLYLDNNLLKESIPPHLGNCQSLLYLNLSQNELSGTLGDELFGGSATFIAVDLSNNHLEGSLPLEMSKQSKLLMLGLYNNKFSGFIPDSLGDCADLQYLYMEGNSFQGNIPSSFASLASLREIDVSQNNLSGPIPEFFSGFHILYYLNLSYNDFEGKVPTNSVFANASAVFVAGNSRLCGGIKQLHLPKCIEKKSSGKKKRIMTRALKLIIAVICALVGIVAIASGLYLASIKKKNTPLSSGSMMGRVTMKVSYDMLLKATAGFSSENLLGIGSFGSVFKGILDEKMVAVKVLNLEHHGASKSFMAECNALRNVRHRNLISIITACSSIDFQRNDFRALVYEFMPNGSLDKWLHGGDRNMSLAQRVDVAIDVAHAISYLHHECETPIVHCDLKPSNILLDDDMVAHVGDFGLARFLTQPRHPNQSSTIGIKGTIGYAAPEYGLGSGPSTEGDVYSYGILLLELMTGKSPTDSMFKEGYSLHMHAEAA comes from the exons ATGAAACCAATCCATCTCATCTTTGTTTTTGTAATGCAGAATATTACTGTAGCTTTATCATTCCGTAGTGTTGGCTACCCAGGCAACGAAACCGACCACAACGCGTTGTTGGCCATCAAAAGCCAACTATTGGTTCCTTCCAACGGGGGTTTAAGCTCGTGGAATGAATCAATTAATCACTGTTCTTGGGAGGGGGTTACTTGTGGGCGTAAACATAATAGAGTGACAAGACTAGATTTGAGTTCCAAAGGTATGGCAGGAACCATATCTCCTTTCATAGGAAACTTGAGCTTCCTTAAGATCCTTTACCTTTACAATAATAGTCTAAATGGAAAAATCCCCACTCAATTAGCTCATCTATCCAGGCTGCAAGAGCTATTGTTAAATAATAACACACTTGTAGGTGAAATTCCAGGTAACATATCTCGTTGTGTTAACCTCAGACTGTTTTACTTAGACAAAAACAAGCTAGAGGGAAAACTCCCAACAGGATTAGGAGCATTGTCAAAGCTAACGGAATTTAATGTGCAAATGAACCATCTGAAGGGGGTTCTTTTTGACATCATACAAAACCTTACCTCCTTAGTAAAAATAGCTGCTTCTTACAACTCATTTACAGGAACTATCCCAAACAACATTGGTAGGATACAAAATCTAATCTTCCTTGAAGTTGGAGGCAATCAACTCTCGGGCACACTTCCCAAGTCACTTTCTAATCTTTCCTCCCTTCAATTTCTTACTTTTGATTTCAATCAATTACATGGAGAACTTCCAGCAGATGTTGGCGTCAATATGCCCCGTCTCACATATTTCAATCTTGAGGGAAACAACTTCTGGGGATTAATTCCAATCACGATCCAAAACCTCACAGCTCTTGAACTTTTTGATTTCAGTGATAATAATTTTGTAGGAAATGTTCCTTCTTATATTGGGAATTTTCATAACCTAAATTATTTTTCCCTTGGAGGGAACTTCCTAGAAGGTGACATTAATTTTATAGATACACTTGTTAACTGCAGCCATTTACGTCTCCTCATTTTGGGACCGAATCATTTTTCTGGAATATTACCCAAATCTGTTGCCAATCTCTCCACCTCTTTGGAATGGTTCCTTTTACAAAATACTCCGGTAAGTGGAAAAATTCCAGAAGGTATTACCAATCTCGACAATCTTGAGATGTTATGGATGGACAATTGCAAATTAACGGGATCTATTCCTCAAGATTTCGGCAAGCTCTACAAATTGGAACAATTTGCTGTGAGCTCCAACAGATTAGAAGGTAGAATTCCCAGTTCCTTAGGCAATATATCACACTTAAGTGGGCTTTATTTAGATAACAACTTATTGAAAGAGAGTATACCGCCACATTTGGGGAATTGCCAAAGCTTGTTGTACCTGAATTTATCACAAAATGAACTCAGTGGAACCTTGGGCGATGAGCTATTTGGAGGGTCTGCTACATTTATTGCGGTGGATTTGTCTAATAATCATTTGGAAGGCTCCCTACCTTTGGAAATGAGTAAACAAAGTAAACTACTAATGTTAGGACTATATAACAATAAGTTTTCGGGTTTCATTCCAGATAGTCTTGGCGATTGTGCAGACCTTCAATACCTCTACATGGAGGGAAATTCTTTCCAGGGAAATATTCCGTCATCTTTCGCTTCTTTGGCTAGCCTCCGAGAAATTGACGTATCTCAAAATAATTTATCCGGCCCCATTCCAGAATTCTTCTCTGGATTTCACATATTATATTACCTTAACTTATCTTACAACGATTTTGAAGGAAAGGTTCCAACAAATTCAGTATTTGCAAATGCAAGTGCGGTCTTTGTTGCAGGCAATAGCAGACTTTGCGGAGGAATTAAACAGCTTCATTTACCCAAGTGCATTGAGAAGAAAAGCtcaggaaagaagaaaagaataatGACTCGTGCCCTTAAATTGATAATCGCAGTTATTTGTGCACTAGTTGGGATTGTAGCCATAGCATCAGGGTTGTATCTGGCAAGTATCAAAAAGAAAAATACACCGCTTTCATCAGGTTCAATGATGGGGCGTGTAACCATGAAAGTATCTTACGATATGTTGCTCAAAGCAACGGCTGGTTTTTCTTCAGAGAATCTACTTGGAATAGGATCTTTTGGATCCGTGTTTAAGGGGATTTTGGATGAGAAAATGGTTGCGGTCAAAGTCCTCAACTTGGAACACCACGGTGCATCTAAGAGTTTTATGGCAGAGTGCAATGCGTTGAGGAATGTCCGTCACAGGAATCTGATAAGCATCATAACAGCTTGTTCTAGTATCGACTTTCAGAGAAATGATTTTAGAGCACTAGTGTACGAGTTCATGCCAAACGGAAGCCTAGACAAATGGTTACATGGAGGCGACAGAAACATGAGCCTTGCTCAAAGGGTGGATGTAGCGATTGATGTGGCCCATGCAATCAGTTATCTCCACCATGAGTGTGAAACTCCAATAGTGCATTGTGACTTGAAACCTAGCAACATATTGCTTGATGATGACATGGTCGCTCATGTTGGGGACTTTGGATTAGCAAGGTTTCTTACTCAACCCCGGCATCCGAATCAAAGTAGTACAATTGGAATCAAGGGCACTATAGGCTATGCTGCTCCAG AATATGGGCTCGGAAGTGGGCCATCTACAGAGGGTGATGTTTACAGCTATGGCATATTGCTACTTGAGCTAATGACAGGAAAGAGTCCGACAGACAGTATGTTCAAGGAAGGCTACAGCCTTCATATGCATGCAGAAGCGGCA